A genomic region of Euwallacea similis isolate ESF13 chromosome 29, ESF131.1, whole genome shotgun sequence contains the following coding sequences:
- the LOC136417683 gene encoding cyclin-dependent kinases regulatory subunit-like produces the protein MNREELQRKIFYSDKYYDDKYEYRHVVIPVEMVKYIPKTHLMSEEEWRSIGIQQSKGWEHYMAHKPEPHVLLFKRPLTEAPPEN, from the exons ATGAATCGAGAGGAACTTCAACGGAAAATTTTCTATTCCGACAAATATTACGACGATAAATATGAATACCG tcATGTGGTTATACCAGTAGAAATGGTTAAATATATTCCAAAGACGCATTTAATGTCAGAAGAAGAGTGGAGGAGTATTGGTATTCAGCAGAGCAAAGGATGGGAGCATTATATGGCCCACAAGCCTG AACCACACGTCTTGCTGTTTAAAAGGCCTCTTACAGAAGCGCCTCCAGAAAACTAA
- the TSG101 gene encoding tumor susceptibility gene 101 protein, with amino-acid sequence MFDPSRLRQWLAKYQNPEATYRDITNVVTHYQGLQPQQDSYTFMDGTTMELVNLNGTIPVTYKCSSYNIPICIWLINTHPKNAPICYVKPTADMSIKVSMFVDQNGKIYLPYLHDWVPSSSDLIGLIQVMIVTFGDQPPVFAKPKNQNNSPYSPNSFNVSKPPFGGPPYPSNPPYPVPGSYSGGYPPYAVSTGNNFPSFPPYPNSPFPPFPPGGNFGQPTPPVASGGTIKDEHIRESLLTAIEEKLVRRMKEQYMQNQAELETLKKTQDELKQGKIKLDAMLSKLEKEQKDLDKNITLLKDKEQDLNSAIEKIGNQESIDVDDAVTTTSPLYKQLLNAFAEEAAHEDAIYYMGEALRCRVIDLDVFLRQVRALSRKQFMLRALMQKCRQKAGLAV; translated from the exons atgtTTGATCCTTCCAGACTCAGACAATGGCTTGCAAAG TATCAAAATCCCGAGGCCACTTACAGAGACATTACAAATGTGGTGACACATTATCAAGGATTGCAGCCCCAACAGGATTCTTATA CTTTCATGGATGGCACAACAATGGAATTggtaaatttaaatggaactaTTCCAGTCACATACAAGTGCTCTAGTTACAACATTCCAATTTGCATATGGCTAATTAACACTCATCCAAAAAATGCACCTATTTGTTATGTTAAGCCAACTGCAGATATGTCTATTAAAGTTTCCATGTTTGTTGACCAGAATGGGAAGATTTATTTGCCATACTTGCACGACTGGGTTCCA AGCTCTTCAGATTTAATTGGTCTGATACAAGTGATGATAGTAACTTTTGGTGATCAACCCCCTGTGTTTGCCAAACCAAAAAATCAGAACAATTCTCCTTATTCACCTAATT CATTTAATGTGTCAAAACCTCCTTTTGGTGGCCCGCCATATCCTTCAAACCCACCTTACCCTGTCCCAGGTAGCTATTCTGGGGGATATCCTCCATATGCAGTTTCGACAGGCAATAACTTCCCTAGTTTTCCTCCTTATCCTAACAGCCCTTTCCCTCCATTTCCACCAGGTGGTAATTTTGGACAACCAACCCCACCAGTGGCATCTGGGGGAACTATAAAA GATGAGCACATTCGCGAGTCTTTATTAACAGCAATAGAAGAGAAACTGGTTAGGAGAATGAAAGAACAATACATGCAGAATCAGGCTGAGTTAGAAACATTGAAGAAGACACAAGATGAGTTAAAACAAGGCAAGATCAAGCTAGATGCCATGTTAAGTAAACTGGAAAAGGAGCAGAAGGATTTGGACAAGAATATCACTCTGTTGAAAGACAAGGAGCAGGATTTGAATTCTGCCATTgagaaaattggaaatcaGGAATCAATCGATGTTGATGATGCTGTAACTACAACGTCTCCTTTGTACAAACA GCTTTTAAATGCTTTTGCTGAAGAAGCAGCTCATGAAGACGCAATTTATTACATGGGTGAAGCTCTAAGGTGTAGAGTAATTGATTTAGATGTATTTCTTAGACAAGTTAGGGCTTTGTCGAGGAAGCAATTTATGCTGCGTGCCTTAATGCAGAAATGTCGACAAAAGGCTGGCTTAGCAGTTTAG
- the LOC136417681 gene encoding protein SREK1IP1-like yields MSTNNEYASRLLPPAKETIRAACKKCGYTGHLTYQCRNFLKVDPNKDIVLDVSSTSSDSEVDYVTPLTEIRKDELKEKLKKQKMKKKKPKKSSKKRKRKYSSSEDEPRKKKHHTKYYESDSSTEKRHKKKRKKHKKSQRRSSESD; encoded by the coding sequence ATGAGTACTAACAATGAATATGCTTCAAGACTTCTCCCGCCAGCAAAAGAAACTATCCGAGCAGCTTGTAAGAAGTGTGGATATACAGGGCATTTAACATACCAATGCCGAAACTTCCTAAAGGTGGACCCTAATAAGGACATTGTGCTAGATGTAAGCAGTACTAGCAGCGATTCAGAAGTTGACTATGTAACACCTTTGACTGAAATACGAAAAGACGAGTTGAAGGAGAAGTTGAAAAAACAGaagatgaaaaagaaaaagccTAAAAAATCGTCAAAGAAACGAAAGAGAAAGTATTCTTCCAGTGAAGATGAACCACGGAAAAAGAAACATCATACCAAATATTATGAAAGTGATAGTTCTACAGAGAAGCggcataaaaaaaaaagaaagaaacataaaaaaagtcagaGACGCTCCAGTGAAAGTGATTAA
- the ND-18 gene encoding NADH dehydrogenase [ubiquinone] iron-sulfur protein 4, mitochondrial, which yields MASLLTKTGFIRQCCSGLKNTSASCLSTSATRQGDATRKSNDLTLLKPEEVEYRKKLQGYITVESTDLSLVNDIPEEQLKNRKVRIYEPPKNCMQSGTNNIGHWEMDFDTKERWENSLMGWSSTGDPLSNMKVQFSTKEDAIEYCEKNGWDWYVQESKLEKQFKPKSYAVNFAWNKRTRVSTK from the exons ATGGCATCCCTACTAACTAAAACTGGCTTTATACGTCAATGTTGTTCGGGTCTAAA AAACACTTCTGCCTCATGTCTCTCAACTTCAGCCACTCGACAAGGAGATGCCACCCGGAAGAGTAACGATTTAACATTGTTGAAACCAGAAGAAGTCGAGTATCGGAAGAAGTTACAAGGTTATATAACAGTTGAAAGT acTGACTTGTCGCTAGTAAACGACATTCCTGAGGAGCAACTTAAAAATCGCAAAGTGAGGATTTATGAACCTCCGAAAAATTGCATGCAAAGCGGGACCAATAATATTGGGCACTGGGAAATGGATTTTGATACCAAAGAACGCTGGGAAAATTCACTTATGGGATGGAGCTCCAC agGTGATCCACTTTCCAACATGAAAGTGCAATTTTCAACCAAGGAGGACGCCATAGAGTATTGTGAGAAAAATGGTTGGGACTGGTATGTTCAGGAGAGTAAGTTAGAGAAACAGTTCAAACCCAAGTCTTATGCGGTTAACTTTGCCTGGAACAAACGCACTCGCGTTTCGACTAAGTAA
- the LOC136417709 gene encoding gustatory receptor 68a-like, giving the protein MFQRIFYTEARANRITQLSPIFKYLRFFNLVPNYSFKTNKITFQPGFLFLGIAVFFMNCYLTDQSCNEIYFKTNGSFILEKAVVILTWSQLLFYIYTVISSWVCSGIWKEFFECTMEIDGAKWVNESKKSLFIFDRLFLLVGAQLLLISLTIMDFEVSHMIIEEYWQILIPNWTYFYQEAFTVFLAIIILNYFKAVLEDIKANLLNSQTISMKMISTATQTYLKLAHAVDLFNTLFGKHLLILLIISLTESLLLWYSVYMNMNPKFQDGQIYGSTVFWIIAILVVHFWLTYSCDQVLRTTESLLSACYTVQEGFSSSSEEHRDLEIFAAKIANKRIQFTASNYFDLNRRTVFCLFFNFTTYFIALVQFDRAQSKSA; this is encoded by the exons ATgtttcaaagaatattttacaCGGAAGCTAGGGCAAATCGAATCACACAATTATCCCCAATCTTCAAGTACCTGAGATTTTTTAACCTGGTACCAAATTACAGTTTCAAAACCAACAAGATAACATTTCAGCCCGGTTTTTTGTTCTTGGGTATCGCAGTGTTTTTCATGAACTGCTACTTGACGGATCAGTCGTGCAATGAAATATACTTTAAGACTAATGGTTCATTTATCTTAGAAAAAGCTGTGGTGATCCTAACTTGGAGTCAGTTGCTATTCTACATATACACAGTGATCTCGTCGTGGGTCTGCTCTGGAATTTGGAAGGAATTCTTCGAATGCACAATGGAAATTGACGGTGCTAAGTGGGTGAACGAGTCCAAAAAGtcactgtttattttcgatagGTTGTTCCTGTTGGTGGGTGCACAATTACTTCTTATCAGCTTAACTATTATGGACTTTGAAGTATCTCACATGATAATTGAGGAATACTGGCAGATTCTGATTCCTAATTGGACATACTTTTATCAAGAAGCATTTACGGTTTTCTTAGCTATTATTATTCTAAACTACTTCAAAGCGGTGCTGGAGGACATTAAAGCAAACCTTTTAAATAGTCAGACgatttcaatgaaaatgatCTCAACTGCAACGCAAACTTACTTAAAATTAGCACATGCTGTAGATTTGTTTAACACTTTGTTTGGGAAACATCTTTTGATTTTACTGATAATATCTCTTACCGAAAGCTTGCTATTGTGGTACTCAGTGTACATGAATATGAATCCTAAGTTCCAGGATGGGCAAATTTATGGTTCTACGGTTTTTTGGATAATTGCGATACTC GTGGTACATTTTTGGTTAACCTATAGTTGTGATCAAGTATTAAGGACTACAGAGAGTTTGCTATCGGCTTGTTATACGGTTCAAGAAGGGTTCAGTTCTTCATCCGAGGAACACAGGGATTTGGAAATATTTGCCGCAAAGATTGCGAACAAGAGGATTCAGTTTACTGCATccaattattttgatttgaatagGCGCACTGTGttctgtttgttttttaattttaccacCTACTTTATAGCATTAGTGCAGTTTGATCGTGCACAATCTAAAAGCGCGTAA